A section of the Mangifera indica cultivar Alphonso chromosome 12, CATAS_Mindica_2.1, whole genome shotgun sequence genome encodes:
- the LOC123192496 gene encoding AT-hook motif nuclear-localized protein 15-like codes for MANRWWAGNIAMRGVDPITPPPSLHLRNPEEERSALCRLGPRREQDFIDNNTNSTTNTNNSNASNANTNSPNAASHNQQHQDVQEDSRDNNESEDQNLGLEAIEPGSGSSSRRPRGRPSGSKNKPKPPIVITKESPNSLRSHVLEITSGTDIVESIANFAQRRHRGVSILSGSGIVTNVTLRQPAAQGGVIALHGRFEILSLSGAFLPAPSPPGATGLTVYLAGGQGQVVGGTVMGALMASGPVMVIAATFTNATYEKLPIEDEEQAGGGGSIGQSQGLQLQGNESNSGGGGGGSGGGQSQSLSGEQGGSTAMPMPIYNLPPNLLPNGQMPHDVFWAPSRPPPFN; via the coding sequence ATGGCTAATCGCTGGTGGGCTGGAAATATAGCAATGAGAGGTGTTGATCCAATAACCCCACCTCCGAGTCTTCACTTGAGAAATCCAGAAGAGGAACGCAGCGCTCTATGTCGTCTCGGACCAAGAAGAGAGCAAGACTTCATAGACAACAACACAAATAGCACCACAAATACCAACAACAGTAACGCAAGCAACGCCAACACCAATAGCCCTAACGCCGCCAGCCACAACCAACAACACCAAGATGTCCAAGAAGACAGCCGAGACAACAACGAATCTGAAGACCAAAACTTGGGCCTTGAAGCCATCGAACCAGGTTCCGGCTCATCCTCTCGTCGACCCAGAGGAAGACCATCTGGTTCGAAGAATAAACCAAAACCTCCCATCGTCATCACCAAAGAAAGCCCTAACTCTCTCCGCAGCCACGTTCTTGAAATCACAAGCGGCACTGACATCGTTGAGAGCATCGCGAATTTTGCTCAGCGCCGCCACCGTGGCGTCTCCATATTAAGTGGAAGTGGCATTGTGACCAATGTCACACTCAGACAACCAGCAGCACAGGGTGGAGTTATCGCTCTCCATGGAAGGTTCGAGATTTTGTCTTTATCTGGTGCTTTTTTGCCGGCTCCATCGCCACCAGGAGCCACGGGCTTAACCGTGTATTTAGCGGGTGGACAAGGTCAGGTGGTGGGAGGAACTGTGATGGGGGCTTTAATGGCGTCAGGGCCGGTGATGGTGATAGCAGCTACGTTTACTAATGCTACATATGAGAAGTTACCTATCGAAGATGAAGAACAGGCTGGTGGTGGAGGGTCAATTGGACAGTCTCAGGGCTTGCAACTGCAAGGGAATGAAAGTAATAGCGGTGGTGGAGGAGGAGGTAGTGGCGGTGGTCAGTCTCAGAGTTTGAGCGGTGAGCAAGGTGGTTCAACAGCAATGCCTATGCCTATATATAATCTGCCTCCTAATTTGCTGCCTAATGGACAAATGCCTCATGATGTATTTTGGGCTCCTTCTCGCCCGCCTCCGTTTAACTAA
- the LOC123193345 gene encoding uncharacterized protein LOC123193345, translating into MSQVQVHNALKSSKLAFCVERLRPCDICLLITRIPLIFCLITSIALLLYSGFSTQSRAIRFNLPNPKPVSLSPDRTPTNISHILFGIGGAASTWHHRAHYTNLWWDPNKTRGYAWLDEKLGRNTGSENITLPENKLPYKVSDSGWTRFRYSSSRPAVRIARIIWDSFKLNLPNVRWFVMGDDDTVFFTDNLVSVLRKYDHNQMWYIGCNSESVEQNLMHAYDMAFGGGGFAVSYPLAEKLVNALDGCLERYYYFYGSDQRIWACISEIGVTLTRERGFHQLDIRGDPYGLLAAHPMAPLVSLHHLDYLNSVFPNLTQIESLETLIQAYRIDPNRILQQSFGYDHKRRWCISISWGYTIQIYPFLLSANNLAMPLQTFNTWRTSSNGPFVFNTRPVSPDPCQNPVVYFFHRAEKVGKTGTRTTYIRSVPKFGHCNKGEHANALTIKRIIVSSMQMDAEYWHKAAQRQCFEILDGGSIRGGILRIRIRKCRPREIMAV; encoded by the exons ATGAGTCAGGTTCAAGTTCATAACGCGTTAAAATCGTCGAAGCTTGCCTTCTGCGTGGAGAGACTGAGACCTTGTGATATTTGTCTACTCATCACGAGAATTCCTCTTATCTTCTGTCTCATCACGTCAATTGCTCTGCTTCTCTACTCCGGCTTTTCAACTCAGAGTAGGGCGATCCGTTTTAACTTACCCAATCCAAAACCCGTTTCATTGTCACCCGACCGAACACCAACCAACATCTCCCACATCTTATTCGGTATCGGCGGCGCCGCCTCCACGTGGCACCATAGAGCTCATTACACCAACCTCTGGTGGGACCCCAACAAAACACGCGGTTATGCCTGGTTGGATGAGAAACTCGGGCGAAATACCGGCAGTGAAAACATAACCCTGCCGGAGAACAAATTGCCGTATAAGGTGTCGGATTCGGGTTGGACCAGGTTCAGATACTCAAGCTCCAGACCGGCAGTTCGGATCGCCCGGATAATATGGGATAGCTTCAAATTGAACTTGCCTAACGTCAGATGGTTCGTAATGGGAGATGATGATACGGTGTTTTTTACTGACAACTTAGTTTCGGTGCTAAGGAAGTATGATCATAATCAGATGTGGTACATTGGTTGTAATAGTGAAAGTGTTGAGCAAAATCTGATGCACGCGTACGACATGGCGTTCGGTGGCGGTGGATTTGCGGTCAGTTATCCATTAGCGGAGAAATTGGTCAACGCATTGGACGGTTGTCTAGAGAGATACTATTATTTCTACGGCTCTGATCAGAGGATCTGGGCTTGCATCAGCGAGATTGGCGTCACTTTAACGCGGGAACGTGGGTTCCACCAG CTAGATATTAGAGGGGATCCATATGGCTTGCTAGCAGCCCATCCTATGGCGCCACTTGTATCACTTCATCACCTTGATTACTTGAACTCTGTGTTCCCAAACCTGACCCAAATAGAGTCCTTGGAGACCCTCATTCAAGCTTATCGGATTGACCCAAACCGAATCCTGCAACAAAGTTTCGGATATGACCACAAGCGAagatggtgcatatccatctcATGGGGCTACACCATTCAAATATACCCGTTTTTATTATCTGCAAACAACTTGGCCATGCCCCTGCAGACATTCAATACATGGCGGACTTCAAGCAATGGGCCATTCGTTTTCAATACACGACCTGTGAGTCCTGACCCATGCCAAAACCCGGTTGTTTATTTCTTTCACCGGGCTGAGAAAGTGGGCAAGACAGGGACCCGGACCACATATATCAGGTCAGTACCCAAGTTCGGACATTGTAATAAGGGAGAACATGCCAATGCCTTGACAATCAAAAGAATCATTGTCTCTTCCATGCAGATGGATGCAGAGTATTGGCACAAG GCAGCGCAGAGacaatgttttgaaattttggatgGTGGAAGCATAAGGGGTGGCATTTTGCGGATTAGGATTAGAAAGTGCAGGCCAAGGGAGATTATGGCTGTCTAG
- the LOC123192038 gene encoding probable transcriptional regulator RABBIT EARS — translation MEQAQYWIWMKRREILSSFSDSNWEEKAFAEDAAGSLGGYVWPPRSYSCSFCKREFKSAQALGGHMNVHRRDRARLKQSLALHNEVLNQNSLQPLKPKFPSEVTTLSPSRVSAFSTQENLSENITPDSTSFAEEKHKGSLSIGHEDYIETNLSMGLNSNFRRNRPPGSCGDEASSCKRSKNSIGSVATLPFFLSNEKYNGIHMEVLNFRSKSKENLDLELRLGHPPKVK, via the coding sequence ATGGAGCAAGCTCAATATTGGATCTGGATGAAGAGGAGGGAGATTTTGAGCTCTTTCAGCGACTCAAATTGGGAAGAAAAGGCTTTTGCAGAAGATGCTGCAGGGTCTCTTGGTGGATATGTGTGGCCTCCCAGATCTTATTCTTGTAGTTTTTGTAAAAGAGAATTCAAGTCTGCTCAAGCCCTAGGTGGCCACATGAATGTCCATAGAAGGGATAGAGCTAGGCTCAAACAATCTCTTGCTCTACACAACGAAGTTCTTAACCAAAATTCTCTTCAACCGTTGAAGCCTAAATTCCCATCTGAAGTTACCACTCTTTCACCTTCTAGGGTTTCAGCTTTTTCTACTCAAGAAAATTTAAGTGAAAACATTACTCCTGATTCTACTTCTTTTGCTGAAGAAAAACATAAGGGTTCTTTGTCTATAGGTCATGAAGATTACATTGAAACCAATTTGTCTATGGGGCTGAATTCTAATTTTCGTCGAAATCGACCACCTGGGTCCTGTGGTGATGAAGCAAGTAGCTGTAAAAGAAGCAAGAATAGTATTGGTAGTGTTGCAACGCTTCCTTTCTTtctatcaaatgaaaaatataatggtATCCACATGGAGGTTCTTAATTTCAGGTCGAAATCCAAAGAGAATTTGGATCTTGAACTCAGGCTTGGTCATCCACCGAAGGTGAAGTAG
- the LOC123193002 gene encoding tropinone reductase homolog At5g06060-like, with translation MANSESSSFLGSRWSLKGMTALVTGGTRGIGRAVVEELAGFGAAVHTCSRNEAELNLCLKEWRIKGFVVSGSICDASVSAQREKLMVEVGSVFNGILNILVNNVGTNIRKPTIEYSAEEYSKIMTVNFESSYHLCQLAYPLLKASGNGSIVFISSVAGVLHIGSGTIYGATKGALNQLTKNLACEWAKDKIRTNCVAPWYTKTSLVEHLLEQKEFVEKIVSRTPLERVGEPEEVASLVAFLCLPAASYITGQVISVDGGFTVNGFNPGMRLD, from the exons ATGGCAAATTCAGAAAGCAGCAGTTTCTTGGGCTCAAGATGGTCTCTTAAGGGAATGACTGCTCTCGTCACTGGCGGCACTCGTGGAATTGG gCGTGCAGTTGTTGAGGAACTAGCTGGGTTTGGTGCTGCTGTACACACTTGTTCAAGAAATGAAGCTGAGCTCAATCTGTGCTTAAAAGAATGGCGAATTAAGGGGTTTGTGGTTAGTGGGTCTATTTGTGATGCCTCTGTTTCTGCTCAGAGAGAGAAGCTGATGGTCGAAGTTGGCTCTGTTTTTAATGGCATTCTTAACATACTT GTCAACAATGTTGGGACAAATATCAGGAAGCCAACTATAGAGTACTCTGCTGaagaatattcaaaaataatgaCTGTCAACTTTGAATCTTCATACCATCTGTGCCAACTTGCATATCCTCTTCTAAAAGCATCTGGAAATGGAAGTATTGTGTTCATTTCATCCGTTGCAGGTGTTTTGCATATTGGCAGTGGTACCATTTATGGAGCAACCAAAG GTGCATTGAATCAACTTACCAAAAATCTGGCTTGTGAGTGGGCAAAGGACAAAATCAGGACAAACTGTGTTGCTCCCTGGTACACGAAAACCTCTTTGGTAGAACAC TTGCTCGAACAAAAAGAATTCGTGGAAAAGATAGTCTCTCGAACTCCGCTTGAACGGGTTGGAGAACCCGAGGAAGTTGCATCTCTGGTGGCATTCCTTTGTCTACCTGCTGCTTCTTATATCACTGGACAGGTTATTTCTGTTGATGGTGGATTCACTGTAAATGGTTTCAACCCTGGCATGAGActagattga
- the LOC123193003 gene encoding tropinone reductase homolog At5g06060-like isoform X2 — translation MANAESSLKSWRWSLKGMTALVTGGTRGIGHAIVEELAGFGAAIHTCSRNETELNKCLQQWRNKGFVVTGSVIDAAVSAQRVKLMEEVGTIFNGRLNILINNVGTNVEKPTMEYSSEEFSKIMTTNFDSAYHLSQLAHPLLKASGSGSIVFISSVSGVVHVLSGSIYGATKGAMNQLTRNLACEWAKDNIRANSVAPWYIKTSLVDHFHAGAERRKFCGKDSCANSS, via the exons ATGGCTAACGCAGAGAGCAGCCTCAAAAGCTGGAGATGGTCTCTAAAGGGAATGACTGCCCTTGTCACTGGCGGCACACGTGGAATTGG gcATGCAATAGTCGAGGAACTAGCTGGATTTGGTGCTGCTATACACACGTGCTCAAGAAATGAAACTGAGCTCAATAAGTGCTTACAACAATGGCGAAATAAGGGTTTTGTGGTTACTGGGTCAGTTATTGATGCTGCTGTTTCTGCTCAGAGGGTGAAACTGATGGAAGAAGTTGGCACCATTTTTAATGGCAGACTCAACATACTT ATAAACAATGTTGGGACAAATGTCGAAAAGCCAACTATGGAGTACTCATCCGaagaattttcaaagataatGACTACCAATTTTGATTCTGCATACCATCTGTCCCAACTCGCACATCCTCTTCTGAAAGCATCTGGATCAGGCAGTATTGTGTTCATTTCCTCTGTTTCAGGTGTTGTGCATGTTCTTAGTGGATCCATCTATGGAGCAACGAAAG GTGCAATGAATCAACTAACCAGAAATTTGGCTTGTGAGTGGGCTAAGGACAATATCAGGGCAAACAGTGTTGCTCCCTGGTACATCAAAACCTCGCTGGTAGATCAT TTTCATGCAGGCGCTGAAAGACGAAAATTTTGTGGAAAAGATAGTTGCGCGAACTCCTCTTGA
- the LOC123193003 gene encoding tropinone reductase homolog At5g06060-like isoform X1: protein MANAESSLKSWRWSLKGMTALVTGGTRGIGHAIVEELAGFGAAIHTCSRNETELNKCLQQWRNKGFVVTGSVIDAAVSAQRVKLMEEVGTIFNGRLNILINNVGTNVEKPTMEYSSEEFSKIMTTNFDSAYHLSQLAHPLLKASGSGSIVFISSVSGVVHVLSGSIYGATKGAMNQLTRNLACEWAKDNIRANSVAPWYIKTSLVDHALKDENFVEKIVARTPLERVGEPEEVASLVAYLCLPAASYITGQVICVDGGFTVNGFNRGF from the exons ATGGCTAACGCAGAGAGCAGCCTCAAAAGCTGGAGATGGTCTCTAAAGGGAATGACTGCCCTTGTCACTGGCGGCACACGTGGAATTGG gcATGCAATAGTCGAGGAACTAGCTGGATTTGGTGCTGCTATACACACGTGCTCAAGAAATGAAACTGAGCTCAATAAGTGCTTACAACAATGGCGAAATAAGGGTTTTGTGGTTACTGGGTCAGTTATTGATGCTGCTGTTTCTGCTCAGAGGGTGAAACTGATGGAAGAAGTTGGCACCATTTTTAATGGCAGACTCAACATACTT ATAAACAATGTTGGGACAAATGTCGAAAAGCCAACTATGGAGTACTCATCCGaagaattttcaaagataatGACTACCAATTTTGATTCTGCATACCATCTGTCCCAACTCGCACATCCTCTTCTGAAAGCATCTGGATCAGGCAGTATTGTGTTCATTTCCTCTGTTTCAGGTGTTGTGCATGTTCTTAGTGGATCCATCTATGGAGCAACGAAAG GTGCAATGAATCAACTAACCAGAAATTTGGCTTGTGAGTGGGCTAAGGACAATATCAGGGCAAACAGTGTTGCTCCCTGGTACATCAAAACCTCGCTGGTAGATCAT GCGCTGAAAGACGAAAATTTTGTGGAAAAGATAGTTGCGCGAACTCCTCTTGAACGTGTTGGAGAACCGGAGGAAGTTGCATCTCTGGTAGCATACCTTTGTCTCCCTGCTGCTTCTTACATCACTGGACAAGTTATATGTGTTGATGGTGGATTCACTGTAAATGGTTTTAACCGTGGATTTTAG
- the LOC123192445 gene encoding protein phosphatase 2C 37-like, whose amino-acid sequence MAGICCEVVGESEPVAPVEPSSRTSRRRRLEIRPFKLVADAAVQLPTPLEKGRKRRRLELLTPLPQKNSEANKLERSCFVNYDEVNTNEALNLSSRTNLVDDEGEESPKFGITSVCGRRRDMEDAVSIRTSFYTYKRSVSAKTHFFGLFDGHGCSHVAMKCKDRLHEIVKEELEACKEEETVEWKEAMERSYERMDKEVQGLTEKSTISSCRCELQTPQCDAVGSTAVIAVVTPDEIVVSNCGDSGAVLCRNGVAVPLSKDHKPDRPDELLRIQAAGGRVIYWEGPRVLGVLAMSRAIGDSYLKPYVIPEPEVTVTERTAEDECLILASDGLWDVVSNDTAINVVRTCFRAHKTSIWPLRSAESDVAGGQSSDKACLDASILLTKLALARNSMDNVSVVVVDLRKN is encoded by the exons ATGGCTGGGATTTGTTGTGAAGTTGTTGGTGAGAGTGAGCCAGTTGCACCAGTTGAACCAAGCTCACGAACATCCAGGCGGAGGAGGTTAGAGATACGGCCTTTTAAGTTGGTGGCTGACGCTGCCGTACAACTCCCCACGCCGTTAGAAAAGGGTCGGAAACGACGAAGGCTCGAACTTTTAACACCTTTACCACAAAAGAATTCTGAAGCGAACAAACTTGAGCGAAGCTGTTTTGTTAATTACGATGAAGTTAATACAAATGAAGCGTTGAATTTAAGCTCCCGTACAAATCTGGTAGACGATGAAGGAGAGGAGAGTCCCAAATTTGGGATCACATCAGTTTGTGGAAGAAGACGAGACATGGAAGACGCAGTTTCGATTCGCACGTCGTTTTATACGTATAAACGCAGCGTTTCAGCTAAAACGCACTTCTTTGGCTTATTTGATGGCCACGGTTGCTCACAT GTGGCGATGAAGTGTAAAGATCGGTTACATGAGATTGTTAAAGAAGAGCTCGAAGCttgtaaagaagaagaaacggTGGAGTGGAAGGAGGCTATGGAGCGAAGCTACGAGAGAATGGATAAAGAAGTTCAAGGTTTGACGGAGAAGTCAACGATTTCGAGCTGTAGATGTGAGCTCCAGACTCCTCAATGCGACGCCGTTGGATCCACAGCTGTTATCGCCGTTGTCACTCCAGATGAGATTGTCGTCTCCAATTGTGGGGACTCTGGCGCTGTCCTCTGCCGCAACGGCGTTGCAGTCCCCCTCTCCAAGGATCATAAG CCGGATCGACCCGATGAGTTGCTCCGAATCCAAGCGGCGGGTGGCCGGGTCATCTACTGGGAGGGACCACGTGTCCTCGGTGTTCTAGCTATGTCAAGAGCAATTGGAGACAGCTATTTGAAGCCATACGTTATTCCGGAACCGGAGGTGACGGTGACGGAGCGGACGGCGGAGGATGAGTGTTTGATTCTGGCGAGCGACGGGTTATGGGACGTGGTGTCGAACGACACAGCCATTAACGTCGTGCGCACGTGTTTCCGAGCGCACAAAACATCTATTTGGCCACTCAGATCGGCGGAAAGTGACGTGGCCGGAGGGCAGAGTTCCGATAAAGCCTGCTTGGATGCGTCAATTCTTTTGACGAAATTGGCCCTGGCTAGAAATAGTATGGACAACGTGAGCGTTGTCGTTGttgatttgagaaaaaattgA